A single region of the Deefgea piscis genome encodes:
- a CDS encoding efflux RND transporter periplasmic adaptor subunit — protein MNRFNLAALSCCCLLALSACEKAPENKNGAKRPVNIISTQVKHGALPHLISAIGHAEAVQTVEVRPQVNAQIAKIHFKEGDIVKAGQLLFTLDSRSVQSQIGRSKALTEKSKAEFAEAERNLKRSEELAQAGFLSPSAVDTARAKMGSLQAQVAAAQADERANAVDLSYTQIHAPITGRTGAIALKQGSLAQSNAAQALVTISQTDPIQISFNINQSDLPALLAAQSQGKVPVQTQLPNGQTRLGELVFLDNTVDKASGTLLAKAQFANADLQLWPGLSSSVTIELPEQKGLIVPIQAIQTGPEQRFVYVIDQNKQAQVKPIQVIRSVGNQALIEGVAAETKIIKEGGQNVRPGAQVIEASRPPLAASSASSVQGSK, from the coding sequence ATGAATAGATTCAACCTCGCAGCATTGAGTTGCTGTTGTTTATTAGCATTGAGTGCTTGCGAGAAAGCGCCAGAGAATAAAAATGGCGCAAAACGCCCAGTGAATATTATTAGTACGCAAGTCAAACACGGCGCGCTGCCGCATCTGATTAGCGCCATTGGCCATGCCGAAGCGGTACAAACCGTTGAAGTACGCCCGCAAGTGAATGCACAAATTGCGAAAATTCATTTTAAAGAAGGCGATATTGTCAAAGCCGGTCAATTGCTATTTACGCTCGATTCGCGCAGCGTACAAAGTCAAATAGGCCGCAGCAAAGCCCTCACCGAAAAAAGCAAAGCCGAGTTTGCCGAGGCCGAACGCAATTTAAAACGTAGCGAAGAGCTCGCCCAAGCTGGATTTTTATCACCATCGGCAGTCGACACCGCGCGCGCAAAAATGGGTAGTTTGCAAGCCCAAGTGGCTGCAGCCCAAGCCGACGAGCGCGCCAACGCCGTGGATCTGTCTTACACCCAAATTCATGCGCCAATTACTGGCCGAACTGGCGCCATCGCCTTAAAACAAGGTAGCTTAGCGCAATCAAATGCCGCGCAAGCCTTGGTGACGATTTCGCAAACTGACCCGATTCAAATCAGCTTTAATATTAATCAAAGCGATTTACCCGCCCTACTTGCCGCGCAAAGCCAAGGCAAAGTCCCAGTACAAACACAGCTACCGAACGGCCAAACTCGCCTTGGCGAATTGGTGTTTCTCGACAATACCGTCGACAAAGCCAGTGGCACGCTATTGGCCAAAGCACAATTTGCTAACGCTGATTTGCAATTGTGGCCAGGGCTGAGCAGCAGTGTGACCATCGAATTGCCCGAGCAAAAAGGTTTAATTGTGCCGATTCAAGCGATTCAAACCGGTCCTGAACAGCGCTTTGTGTATGTAATCGACCAAAATAAACAAGCACAAGTCAAACCGATTCAAGTCATCCGCAGTGTTGGCAATCAAGCGCTCATTGAAGGAGTCGCCGCCGAAACCAAAATCATTAAAGAAGGCGGCCAAAATGTGCGCCCTGGCGCTCAAGTGATTGAAGCGAGTCGTCCGCCCTTGGCTGCC
- the lplT gene encoding lysophospholipid transporter LplT: MMQSGFYKILAAQFFSALADNALFFAALALLKSQHAPEWHLSMLLWGFTVSYVLIAPYAGALADARPKNQVMMLCNGIKLLGCILMGLGASPLLAYALVGLGAAAYSPAKYGLITESLAPKQLVAANGWLESSTVFAIILGTLIGGYLSGSNINQWLSGNTLGQYLNNSQFTIVIIGGLYSIAALINATIARPNIALKPLHLSPRHQIAEFYDCLKRLWRDPQGQVSLAITTLFWGAGATMRLVVLNWALLWLGIDLESATHLIAIVAVGIAIGALLAGRFVSLPHAFRVMPAGLLMGALLICMLWVNQIALAALLMLLIGILSGFFVVPLNAVLQHRGQLLMGAGHSIAVQNFNENLGILIMVGLHALMIKYLSLPLAPNSSALLQVQYATHGVPPMQMILISFGLMVMLAMATIMLHHHRQTLIHRRSPTAL, encoded by the coding sequence ATGATGCAAAGCGGATTTTATAAAATATTGGCAGCACAGTTTTTCTCGGCTTTAGCCGATAACGCGCTGTTTTTTGCCGCCTTGGCCTTACTCAAATCCCAACACGCACCCGAGTGGCATTTATCAATGTTGCTGTGGGGTTTTACGGTTTCTTATGTACTGATTGCGCCTTATGCCGGCGCACTGGCCGACGCCAGACCCAAGAATCAAGTGATGATGCTTTGCAATGGCATCAAACTACTCGGCTGCATACTTATGGGCTTGGGTGCCTCGCCTTTATTGGCCTATGCCTTGGTCGGCTTGGGCGCTGCGGCCTACTCGCCCGCCAAATACGGCTTAATCACTGAGAGCTTAGCGCCAAAGCAGCTGGTTGCCGCCAATGGCTGGCTCGAAAGTTCAACCGTCTTTGCGATTATCTTAGGCACCCTTATTGGTGGGTATTTATCTGGATCAAATATTAACCAATGGTTGTCAGGCAATACCCTTGGTCAATATTTGAACAACAGCCAGTTTACAATTGTCATCATCGGCGGCTTATATAGTATTGCCGCGCTGATTAATGCGACCATTGCCCGCCCAAATATCGCCCTCAAACCACTCCACCTCAGCCCACGGCATCAAATCGCAGAATTTTACGATTGCCTCAAACGACTATGGCGTGATCCGCAAGGCCAAGTTTCGCTAGCCATCACCACTTTATTTTGGGGCGCAGGCGCCACGATGCGCTTGGTGGTTCTGAACTGGGCACTGCTGTGGTTAGGGATCGATTTAGAGTCTGCCACCCATTTAATTGCCATTGTTGCCGTGGGTATTGCCATCGGCGCCTTATTAGCTGGAAGATTCGTGTCATTACCCCATGCTTTTCGCGTTATGCCTGCAGGCCTTTTGATGGGGGCTTTACTTATTTGCATGTTGTGGGTCAACCAAATTGCCCTTGCCGCGTTATTGATGCTGCTGATTGGCATTTTATCGGGATTTTTTGTCGTGCCGTTAAATGCAGTTTTGCAACATCGTGGCCAACTACTGATGGGGGCTGGGCATTCCATTGCGGTACAAAACTTCAATGAAAATCTGGGTATCTTAATCATGGTTGGCTTGCACGCTTTAATGATTAAATACCTCAGCTTGCCACTTGCTCCTAACAGTAGCGCGCTACTGCAAGTACAATACGCCACGCATGGCGTGCCACCGATGCAAATGATACTGATCAGTTTTGGTCTCATGGTCATGCTGGCCATGGCCACGATTATGCTGCATCACCATCGGCAAACATTGATCCATCGTCGTTCACCAACGGCGCTTTAA
- a CDS encoding DedA family protein — protein MDILQFLVTIFTDYGYLAVFTVLLICGFGVPIPEDVSLVAGGVISGLGYANVHTMFAVGMLGVLIGDSCMFLAGRHFGARLLQHRYFARMMTPERYAAVQDKFERYGNRVLFVARFLPGLRTPIYLTAGMSGRVSYFRFLLLDGFAALISVPIWVYLGYYGASNHEWLIKWLGRGQSAIMVFVAIIAVIVAVWYFRHCRKPK, from the coding sequence ATGGATATTCTGCAGTTTTTAGTTACGATATTTACCGATTACGGCTATCTCGCTGTATTTACAGTGTTATTAATCTGTGGTTTTGGCGTACCAATTCCAGAAGACGTGTCTTTGGTCGCCGGCGGCGTGATTTCTGGGTTGGGTTATGCGAATGTGCACACGATGTTTGCCGTGGGTATGCTGGGCGTATTGATCGGTGATAGTTGTATGTTTTTAGCGGGCCGTCATTTTGGCGCGCGCTTATTACAACACCGCTATTTTGCGCGCATGATGACCCCCGAGCGATATGCTGCGGTACAAGATAAATTTGAACGTTATGGCAATCGCGTGTTGTTTGTTGCCCGCTTTTTACCGGGATTACGTACGCCGATTTATCTCACTGCGGGGATGTCGGGGCGTGTTTCTTATTTCCGCTTTTTACTACTGGATGGTTTTGCCGCCTTAATTAGCGTACCGATCTGGGTGTACTTGGGGTATTACGGTGCGTCCAATCATGAATGGTTAATTAAATGGCTCGGTCGAGGCCAATCGGCGATTATGGTTTTTGTGGCAATTATTGCGGTGATTGTTGCTGTGTGGTATTTCCGCCATTGTCGTAAACCTAAGTAA
- the alr gene encoding alanine racemase produces the protein MSRPIQARFNSLALAHNYQIIQQSAPTARVFAVIKANAYGHGVQRVVEALPDADGFAILEINAAMDLRRIGVEQPILLLEGVFSAAELTACAEFDLAIALHLPLHIEWLEQAQLARPIAVFLKLNTGMNRLGFAAESAPAWAERLARCPNVASVTVMTHFACADEPSKGIDRQWQRFIAATQSLALPTSSANSAAIFAYPQTHGTWVRPGLALYGSSPFSDQTAASLGLQTVMSLCSEVIGTQIVAEGESVGYGASFIAPAPMKIGIVACGYADGYPRHAPTGTPVWVAGQKTRLLGRVSMDMLCIDLTPWPELDVGSPVELWGAHLPIDEVASAAGTLSYELMCAITARVPVYTQR, from the coding sequence ATGTCGCGCCCGATCCAAGCTCGCTTTAATTCACTCGCCTTAGCGCACAATTATCAAATAATTCAGCAAAGCGCGCCGACTGCGCGCGTTTTTGCGGTGATTAAGGCCAATGCCTACGGGCATGGCGTGCAGCGAGTGGTCGAGGCATTACCCGATGCCGACGGTTTTGCGATTTTAGAAATCAATGCCGCGATGGATTTGCGACGCATTGGCGTAGAGCAACCTATTTTGCTGTTAGAAGGGGTGTTTAGTGCGGCTGAATTAACGGCATGTGCCGAATTTGATTTAGCCATTGCATTGCATTTGCCTTTGCATATTGAATGGTTAGAGCAGGCCCAATTAGCGCGGCCGATTGCGGTTTTTCTTAAGCTCAATACCGGCATGAATCGTTTGGGATTTGCTGCCGAATCGGCGCCAGCTTGGGCTGAACGCTTGGCGCGCTGCCCCAATGTCGCCAGCGTGACGGTGATGACGCACTTTGCGTGTGCTGATGAGCCAAGTAAAGGGATTGATCGCCAATGGCAACGATTTATTGCCGCAACACAATCGTTGGCATTGCCGACATCGTCGGCTAATTCGGCGGCGATATTTGCTTACCCGCAAACGCATGGCACGTGGGTGCGGCCTGGTCTGGCTCTGTATGGTTCATCGCCGTTTAGTGATCAAACAGCGGCGAGCTTAGGTTTACAAACGGTGATGTCGCTGTGCTCGGAAGTGATTGGCACGCAAATAGTGGCTGAAGGCGAATCGGTGGGTTATGGGGCGAGTTTTATTGCCCCTGCGCCAATGAAAATCGGTATTGTGGCCTGCGGTTATGCCGATGGTTACCCACGGCATGCGCCGACGGGGACGCCAGTATGGGTTGCTGGGCAAAAAACGCGTCTACTCGGACGCGTTTCTATGGATATGCTGTGTATTGATTTAACACCATGGCCCGAGCTCGATGTGGGTAGCCCCGTTGAGTTGTGGGGAGCGCATTTGCCGATTGATGAGGTCGCGAGCGCTGCGGGTACATTAAGTTATGAATTAATGTGCGCGATTACTGCGCGGGTGCCGGTGTATACACAGCGCTGA
- a CDS encoding aspartate kinase has protein sequence MALIVQKYGGTSVGTTDRIKNVARRVAKHKAQGHDIVVVLSAMSGETNRLIGLAKEMQVNPDPRELDVIVSTGEQVTIGLLVMALKDIGIDAISYTGAQVKILTDSAHTKARIQHIDDANMRADLSAGKVVVVAGFQGVDPDGNITTLGRGGSDTTGVALAAALKADECQIYTDVDGVYTTDPRVVPEAKKLTTITFEEMLEMASLGSKVLQIRSVEFAGKYNVKLRVLSSFQEEGEGTLITFEEDSTVEKPVISGIAFNRDEARVNVIGVPDKPGIAYQILGPVADANIDVDMIIQNVGQDGTTDFSFTVPKGELARTIKVLEGVQSHIGGKSVSGDDKICKVSIVGVGMRSHVGVASTMFRTLAEEGINIQMISTSEIKISVVLDEKYLELAVRVLHKAFGLDRTV, from the coding sequence ATGGCATTGATCGTCCAGAAATACGGTGGCACATCGGTGGGTACGACCGACCGAATTAAAAATGTGGCTCGCCGCGTCGCCAAACATAAAGCACAAGGACACGATATTGTTGTCGTGCTGTCAGCTATGTCTGGTGAAACCAATCGTTTGATTGGCCTCGCTAAAGAAATGCAAGTCAATCCTGATCCACGCGAGCTCGATGTTATCGTCTCGACCGGTGAGCAGGTTACAATTGGCTTGTTGGTCATGGCTTTGAAAGACATCGGCATCGATGCGATTTCATATACTGGCGCCCAAGTGAAAATCTTGACCGATAGCGCGCATACCAAAGCACGTATTCAGCATATTGATGATGCCAATATGCGTGCTGATTTAAGCGCCGGTAAAGTGGTTGTGGTTGCAGGCTTTCAAGGTGTTGATCCTGACGGCAATATCACGACTTTGGGTCGTGGCGGTTCAGACACCACCGGTGTGGCTTTAGCGGCAGCATTAAAAGCTGATGAGTGCCAAATCTATACTGACGTGGATGGGGTTTACACCACCGACCCACGCGTGGTGCCAGAAGCCAAAAAGCTAACAACGATTACTTTTGAAGAAATGCTGGAAATGGCCAGCTTAGGTTCAAAAGTATTGCAAATTCGCTCTGTTGAATTTGCTGGTAAATATAATGTGAAATTGCGCGTGTTGTCTTCCTTCCAAGAAGAAGGTGAGGGCACGCTGATTACCTTCGAGGAAGACTCTACCGTGGAAAAACCAGTCATCTCCGGCATCGCCTTTAATCGTGACGAAGCCCGTGTCAACGTTATTGGTGTTCCTGATAAGCCCGGTATCGCTTACCAAATCTTGGGCCCAGTGGCCGATGCCAATATTGATGTCGACATGATTATCCAAAATGTCGGTCAAGACGGCACAACGGATTTCTCGTTTACTGTTCCTAAAGGTGAGCTAGCGCGTACGATTAAGGTTCTGGAAGGCGTGCAAAGCCATATCGGTGGTAAATCGGTATCGGGCGACGACAAAATCTGTAAAGTGTCTATCGTTGGCGTGGGAATGCGCTCACACGTTGGTGTTGCATCAACCATGTTCCGCACCTTGGCTGAAGAAGGCATCAATATTCAAATGATTTCGACGTCTGAAATCAAAATTTCTGTCGTTTTAGACGAGAAATACTTGGAATTGGCCGTTCGTGTATTGCATAAAGCGTTTGGTTTAGACCGTACGGTGTAA
- a CDS encoding NAD(P)H-binding protein — MTQHDLLIFGGAANTGLHLVHHARSQGLRVACMVRAGRDTSALTAAGVTILQGDAFNVNDCQNAIAAAAAPLLISLLGGKNAEGRRVDDIGNINAIDAAQQVSHPCRFVLLTSLGCDEQWSRLSPAAHAALGQALQAKTRAEQHLRHTQLDWLIVRPGGLTHQAATGQYVIEDDTTAAQDSCDYLPRADAAQALLALALCSDNSRKTITVLGKK; from the coding sequence ATGACGCAACACGATTTATTGATTTTTGGCGGCGCAGCCAATACCGGCTTGCATTTAGTGCACCACGCCCGCAGTCAAGGATTGCGCGTCGCGTGCATGGTACGAGCGGGTCGCGATACCTCGGCACTGACGGCTGCCGGCGTGACCATTTTGCAAGGCGATGCGTTTAATGTGAACGATTGCCAAAACGCCATTGCAGCGGCCGCCGCGCCCCTGTTAATCAGCCTACTTGGCGGCAAAAACGCCGAAGGTCGCCGAGTGGACGACATTGGCAATATCAATGCCATTGATGCCGCTCAGCAAGTCAGTCATCCATGTCGGTTTGTTTTGCTTACGTCTTTGGGCTGCGATGAACAATGGTCTCGTTTATCGCCAGCAGCGCACGCGGCATTAGGCCAAGCGCTGCAAGCAAAAACCCGCGCCGAACAACATTTACGTCACACTCAGTTAGATTGGCTGATTGTTCGCCCAGGCGGGCTCACACATCAAGCGGCCACAGGCCAGTATGTGATTGAGGACGACACCACAGCAGCGCAAGACAGTTGCGATTATTTACCCCGCGCCGATGCCGCGCAGGCCTTGCTAGCGCTGGCTTTATGCTCAGATAACAGCCGAAAAACAATTACCGTTTTAGGCAAAAAATAA
- the hutX gene encoding heme utilization cystosolic carrier protein HutX: MNPTLTAEQITALQSRLAKNPGVVLEQLATSLDCPLQTVIECLPNTLWQKIAGSQFVPLLDLMHAWQSSVTVISNSNDAILEFTGPLPYGEVSHGFYNWQGSTGLHGHLRFSQCSAIYWIERPFMNKPTACLIFCNLRGDPMFKIFVGRDEAGELRQDQLDALRQFAAQQSEAQ, encoded by the coding sequence ATGAACCCCACTTTAACTGCCGAACAAATTACCGCCCTACAAAGCCGCCTAGCCAAAAATCCAGGCGTAGTGCTCGAGCAATTGGCAACGAGCTTAGATTGCCCATTACAAACCGTGATCGAATGCCTACCCAACACCCTGTGGCAAAAAATCGCTGGCAGCCAGTTTGTCCCGCTTTTAGACCTGATGCATGCTTGGCAAAGCAGCGTTACGGTGATTAGCAATAGCAATGACGCCATTTTAGAATTTACCGGCCCCCTGCCCTACGGTGAAGTCAGCCACGGTTTTTACAATTGGCAAGGCAGTACCGGTCTACACGGCCATTTGCGCTTTAGCCAATGCAGTGCCATTTATTGGATTGAGCGCCCGTTTATGAATAAGCCAACGGCTTGCTTGATTTTTTGCAATTTAAGGGGTGATCCGATGTTTAAAATCTTTGTTGGCCGCGATGAAGCAGGCGAGTTGCGCCAAGATCAACTCGATGCATTACGCCAATTTGCCGCGCAGCAGAGCGAGGCACAATGA
- the hutW gene encoding heme anaerobic degradation radical SAM methyltransferase ChuW/HutW produces MTLALHHPNDVLPDAFKERKALMPMWGANPIASEQWQQMQATLTQATIRDGALAYFHIPFCANHCVFCGFYRNAWQEKHGAPYVDRLIAELAQDASSRPAGGSIQAVYFGGGTPTALAATDLARLLAAARQYLPLTDDCEITIEGRISHFDRDKVNACLAAGANRISIGVQSFDSQLRRRLGRHHSGDAAADYLRALCQDCDAVIVADLMLGLPGQDDEKWAHDLDVALSLGLSGLDIYAFNAFPSLPINRMIEKGALKPLPDLATQARQYAYAVHKMQAAGWVQVSNSHFANPQKNERNRYNSAIKTGHDCLAFGSGAGGCHSGLSYQVQGELAAYLASTNKPLSYIASVSDKKRLFGQIQGELDRGSLSLERLAAYPAALEKINEWQATGLLSIDGQHAALSIAGRFWSPTLTRELAVLL; encoded by the coding sequence ATGACTCTCGCCCTACACCACCCAAACGACGTACTCCCCGATGCATTTAAAGAGCGCAAAGCACTGATGCCGATGTGGGGTGCTAATCCGATTGCCAGCGAGCAATGGCAGCAAATGCAAGCCACGCTGACACAAGCGACTATTCGCGACGGCGCTTTGGCTTATTTTCATATTCCGTTTTGTGCCAATCACTGCGTTTTTTGCGGTTTTTATCGCAATGCATGGCAAGAAAAACACGGCGCACCCTATGTCGATCGACTCATTGCCGAGCTCGCCCAAGACGCCAGCAGCCGTCCTGCTGGCGGCAGTATTCAAGCTGTGTATTTTGGCGGTGGCACGCCAACGGCATTGGCTGCGACTGATTTAGCCCGCCTATTGGCTGCTGCTCGGCAGTATTTACCGCTAACTGACGATTGCGAAATCACCATTGAAGGGCGAATTTCGCATTTTGACCGCGATAAAGTCAACGCTTGCCTCGCGGCAGGTGCCAATCGGATTTCAATTGGCGTGCAAAGTTTTGATAGCCAACTGCGCCGCCGCCTAGGCCGCCATCATAGCGGTGACGCCGCTGCTGATTATTTGCGTGCTTTATGCCAAGACTGCGATGCCGTCATCGTGGCCGATTTAATGCTCGGCCTACCCGGGCAAGACGATGAAAAATGGGCACACGATCTGGATGTGGCTTTGTCGTTAGGGCTATCAGGGCTAGATATTTATGCGTTTAACGCTTTTCCTTCTTTGCCAATCAATCGAATGATAGAAAAAGGCGCGCTCAAACCCTTGCCTGATTTGGCGACACAAGCGCGTCAATACGCCTACGCCGTGCATAAAATGCAGGCCGCCGGTTGGGTACAAGTGAGTAATAGTCATTTTGCCAATCCGCAAAAAAACGAGCGCAATCGCTATAACAGCGCGATTAAAACCGGCCACGATTGCCTCGCCTTTGGTTCAGGCGCGGGCGGCTGCCACTCTGGCTTGAGCTATCAAGTACAGGGCGAATTAGCGGCTTATTTAGCCAGCACCAATAAGCCCTTGAGCTATATCGCCAGCGTGAGCGATAAAAAGCGTCTTTTTGGCCAAATTCAGGGTGAACTTGATCGTGGCAGCTTGTCACTCGAACGACTCGCCGCCTACCCCGCTGCGCTGGAAAAAATCAATGAGTGGCAAGCCACAGGTTTACTGAGCATCGATGGTCAACACGCGGCACTGAGCATTGCTGGCCGATTCTGGTCACCCACCCTCACCCGCGAACTTGCTGTATTACTTTAA
- a CDS encoding heme ABC transporter ATP-binding protein: MLTLDQVSFSRCHRPILNQVSLAIPAGEFTAILGANGAGKSTLLSLLAGELTPQHGHVRWAGQDLRELANSQLARVRAVLPQNPGLGFNLSVDEVIAMGAYPFAELSPSAVAEVIQAAQQWADVSHLTGRRYPTLSGGEQQRVQFARVLVQALAAQQAGEYRCVLLDEPTSSLDPLHQHGLLAAAQELAQEAGIAVVAVLHDVNLAARYCSRIAMLAKGSIIASGIPSDVLTPDHLQQTYQLAATVIAHPQDQRRPLVLFDC, translated from the coding sequence ATGTTAACTCTCGATCAAGTCTCTTTTTCGCGCTGCCATCGGCCGATTTTAAATCAAGTGTCACTGGCGATTCCTGCTGGAGAATTTACCGCCATTCTGGGGGCCAATGGCGCAGGTAAATCCACGCTATTGTCTTTACTCGCTGGCGAGCTAACGCCCCAGCATGGCCATGTGCGCTGGGCTGGGCAAGATTTGCGTGAATTAGCCAATTCGCAATTGGCGCGCGTTCGCGCCGTGTTGCCGCAAAATCCCGGGCTAGGGTTTAATTTATCGGTCGATGAAGTGATTGCTATGGGTGCGTATCCATTTGCCGAATTGTCGCCCTCGGCCGTTGCCGAGGTGATTCAGGCGGCGCAGCAATGGGCCGATGTTAGCCACCTCACAGGGCGGCGCTACCCGACTTTATCGGGCGGCGAGCAGCAGCGCGTGCAATTTGCCCGCGTTTTAGTACAAGCCTTGGCAGCGCAACAAGCAGGGGAATATCGCTGTGTGTTGCTAGATGAACCCACGTCGAGTTTGGATCCGCTGCATCAACATGGCTTATTGGCTGCGGCGCAAGAACTGGCGCAAGAAGCCGGTATTGCGGTGGTTGCTGTCTTGCATGATGTAAATTTGGCTGCGCGCTATTGCAGCCGTATTGCCATGCTCGCCAAGGGCAGCATTATCGCCAGCGGTATACCCAGCGATGTTTTAACTCCGGATCATTTACAGCAAACGTATCAACTGGCCGCCACCGTGATTGCCCATCCACAAGATCAACGTCGACCATTGGTATTGTTTGACTGCTAA
- a CDS encoding FecCD family ABC transporter permease → MLIPNWLAGLLATGVLLILLVFTASHGAVQIPLSAIPDLLLMNAPLLSDEQQFWRDVLLEIRLPRVLFAALAGGVLALAGATMQALFRNPLAEPGLIGISSGASLGAVSAIVLGGGSFAILAPAAFLGSILATALAYHLGRRYAGMAGLLLAGIAINAICGSLMGLFTYLADDNQLRSLTFWNMGSLAGATWQRLALLGPFLLLISIWIMRYWRAMNALLLGEREALHLGFAIKGLRRKLIVLVALLIGPLVAATGGIGFVGLVVPHCARMLLGADHRRLLPASFLLGAIALVLADYIARIAVVPAELPIGVVTSLIGGPFFLWLLLSRKS, encoded by the coding sequence TTGCTGATTCCCAATTGGCTGGCTGGCTTACTTGCCACTGGCGTCTTGCTGATCCTGCTGGTGTTCACCGCCAGCCATGGCGCAGTACAAATTCCCCTGTCGGCCATTCCCGACTTATTGCTAATGAACGCGCCGTTATTGAGCGATGAGCAACAATTTTGGCGTGATGTCTTACTCGAAATCCGCCTGCCCCGCGTGCTGTTCGCCGCTTTAGCCGGTGGCGTATTGGCACTGGCTGGCGCGACGATGCAAGCTTTGTTTCGCAATCCATTAGCCGAGCCGGGCCTGATAGGTATATCGTCCGGCGCGTCTCTGGGTGCGGTATCTGCGATTGTACTGGGAGGGGGTAGTTTTGCGATTTTAGCGCCTGCGGCTTTTTTAGGCAGTATTTTAGCCACCGCTTTGGCGTATCACCTTGGGCGACGTTATGCCGGAATGGCCGGTTTATTACTCGCGGGCATTGCAATTAACGCCATTTGCGGCAGTTTAATGGGCCTCTTTACTTATTTGGCCGATGACAATCAACTGCGCAGCCTGACTTTTTGGAATATGGGTAGTTTAGCGGGCGCCACGTGGCAGCGTTTAGCGCTGCTTGGACCGTTTTTATTGCTGATTTCAATCTGGATTATGCGCTACTGGCGCGCCATGAATGCGCTGCTGCTCGGTGAGCGTGAAGCTTTGCATCTGGGTTTTGCGATTAAAGGCCTGCGCCGCAAACTGATTGTTTTAGTGGCGCTATTAATTGGTCCTTTAGTCGCCGCCACCGGTGGGATTGGCTTTGTCGGTTTGGTGGTGCCGCATTGCGCACGCATGTTGTTGGGCGCCGATCATCGGCGCTTATTGCCGGCCTCATTTTTACTCGGCGCCATCGCTTTAGTGCTGGCCGATTATATTGCGCGCATCGCCGTAGTCCCTGCCGAGCTGCCGATTGGCGTTGTTACCAGCTTAATTGGCGGGCCGTTTTTCCTCTGGCTGTTACTTAGCCGCAAGTCTTAA
- a CDS encoding heme/hemin ABC transporter substrate-binding protein, with protein MRIYYSLTTILLLFFITVFSTLALASAPRVVSLGGPLTEIIYALNAEQHLVAVDQSSVYPAAANQLPKVGYYRQFSLEGVLASKADIVLATDQAGPPQALAQLRKMGIKVIILPGQANLSALSQRIRGVAAALNLPQQGEQMVKQISQDVKALQPATSTSAALMLMSRSGEPEGAGKNTSADAMMQLAGLRNVLAQQQGYKPLSREGMAALRPDVIITTTSTLSSMGGMAALLARPGLAQSPAAKNKRVIVMDDLLLLGFGPRLPEALRQLMSAAK; from the coding sequence ATGCGTATTTATTACTCTTTGACGACGATTTTACTGCTGTTTTTTATTACTGTTTTCAGCACGCTCGCGCTGGCAAGTGCGCCGCGCGTGGTCAGCCTTGGCGGCCCGCTGACTGAAATTATTTACGCGCTCAACGCCGAGCAGCATTTGGTCGCCGTCGATCAATCCAGTGTGTATCCAGCGGCGGCCAATCAGCTGCCTAAAGTCGGTTATTACCGGCAGTTTTCGCTCGAAGGCGTATTAGCCAGCAAGGCCGATATCGTGTTGGCAACCGATCAAGCCGGTCCACCACAAGCCTTAGCGCAGCTAAGAAAAATGGGCATCAAAGTCATTATTTTGCCCGGCCAAGCCAATCTGTCGGCCTTATCACAACGCATTCGCGGGGTCGCTGCGGCGCTTAATCTGCCGCAACAAGGCGAGCAAATGGTCAAACAAATCAGTCAAGACGTCAAAGCATTGCAGCCTGCTACCAGCACCAGCGCCGCATTAATGCTGATGAGCCGCAGTGGCGAACCAGAAGGCGCCGGCAAAAACACCAGTGCCGATGCGATGATGCAATTGGCTGGTTTACGCAATGTGTTGGCGCAGCAACAAGGATATAAACCGCTATCGCGCGAAGGCATGGCGGCCTTGCGCCCTGACGTGATTATCACCACCACCAGCACCTTAAGCAGCATGGGCGGGATGGCGGCACTTTTGGCGCGGCCCGGTTTGGCGCAATCGCCAGCGGCCAAAAATAAGCGGGTGATTGTGATGGATGATTTATTACTGCTTGGCTTTGGTCCGCGCCTACCGGAAGCCTTGCGTCAACTGATGAGCGCGGCCAAATAA